The region TTCCCAAACGTTAAAAAACATTTTAACAGAAGAACATATTGAAAAAGACGTTACAAGTATTGTTACCCAAGTACTTGTTGATAAAAATGATCCTGCCTTTTTCAATCCTTCAAAACCCATTGGGCCTTTTTACAGCAAAGAAGAAGCTGACACTTTCATTAAAGAAAAAGGATGGAGTATGGTAGAAGATGCTGGAAGAGGTTGGAGAAGAGTAGTACCTTCTCCGGAACCGTTAGAGCTTATAGAGTTAAAAGCTATTAAACAACTGGTAAGGGACAACAATATAACCATAGCAGCGGGTGGAGGGGGTATCCCAGTAATAAAAGAAGAGGATAAATTAAAAGGCGTGGAAGGTGTCATAGACAAGGATAGAGCCTCGGCTTTGTTAGCGATAGAATTAGAGGCTGATGAGTTTATAATTCTTACCGCTGTAGAAAAAGTATTCATAAATTTTAACAAACCTAATCAACAATCTATATCTTCAATGACCGTAAACCAGGCAATACAATATATGAAAGAAGGACATTTCTCAAAAGGGAGTATGTTGCCTAAGATAGAGGCGTGCACAAATTTTGTTCTCAAGACTGGAAGACCTGCTTTAATTACAGATTTAACCAAATTGGTTGATGCATTGGAAGGAAAAACGGGAACTATCATAACAAAATAAGGGGGAGATTCCCCCTTTTTGTTAACTAAACCTTTTTGTTCTCATCGCTTGACTTATTCTACTTTCTTTGTTTTTAAGGGACATTTTAGAAGCAACTGAGTTGTACAAAAGTTCTACCATGAATATTTCTCCGATTCTGCTTACTGTAAATTCGCTCTCCTGAGGCATTTCAGCTGAAGTATATAAAACTAGGTTGACTATTTTTGACATGGGTGAATTAATTCCTGCAGTTATACCTATAGTAAAGGCACCAGCGTCCTTGGCTACTTGGGCGGATTTGTAAGTATCTCTGATAACCCCAGAATGACTTATAGCAACTACTACATCATCTTTTTCCAGATTTGAAGCGACTATAACTTGCATGTGTGGATCAGGATATGCAGTAGAAGCAAAACCCAAGGCGGCAAACTTCAAAGAAGCATCCAAAGCTACGGGAAAAGATCTTCCTACCGCATAGAATAGTAATTTTTTGCTGTTAAGTATCATTTCGGATGCTCGATTAATTTTATCCCTATCTGTTTGCCTTAGAATATCTGTTAAGGAGTTTACAGTCTTATTGTAAATCATATCTACAAGATCTTTCGACTCTTTTAATTCAAGTGTAGGGGTACTCAACTCTCTTGCTAGTTCTAACTTAAATTTTTGATATCCCGAGTAGCCAACCTTTTTTAAAACTCTGTATATAGTAGTTTCACTAGTTCCTGCCCAATTGGATAATTCAGTGATGCTGTAGTGTATTACATCGGCAGGCCTTTCGATTATATACTGAGCTGCCTGCTTTTCTTTGTCAGTTAAAGAATTGTATATCCCTTTAATCTTGGAAGTTACCAACTTCGTCACCTCTAATCGACTATAACTTTTTCATCAATTCATCTTTTTTATTAGCAAATGCATTTATTTGATCTTTAATCACTTTTTCTGCTTCTACTTCGTTCATATCTTTTGTTAATTCAGCAAAATCGGCTACTCTCCCAAAATAGAGGGGTACTAAGGATTCCACCAAATTTTTGTCTTTGTTTTTTGAATATTCTGTTAACGTGTTAAATAAGATATCCACCCATATTTGAAGTGGTAATTTCTTCTCTTTCATTATGATTTCCAAGTGATCATTTGCTAATCTTTTTGTTTCTTCATTTTTTAATCCTTCTAAAAGTTGCTTTTTCAAATTTTCTATGTTGATGTTGATAGGTTCAACAGCGACTTGGGGTATTTCACCATATATTGGGGCTTCTTCAATAGATTCGATATCTTTCCATTTCGAGACGCTATCTACGATAATATCAAATAACGTTCCAACAACTTGCTTAAACATCGGGGATAGATCAGCTCCAGGATCCTTAGGATCGTGAACTTTTGCACCTAAAGCAGCTTGATAAACCTTTTTATTGGAGTTAAGTATGGCATTTGTAGTCATCCAAATATCTATCCCGAACTTAGCAACGTCTGTTTTTGCGACACTCGAAGCGGTTTCCAAATAAACATCAATCATATTTTTACCTACACCAAAGTCTCCCCCTATCGGTTGCCTAATAGCTTGACCAAACAGAGAAGTAACCAAGGGATAACAGACTTGATTTGTGATTGTACCGTCGTATTTGTGCCTTACATAATAAGGTGTAACATAATCAGAAAGTCCTTTCATTATTGGACCAGTTAGTCTTTCTATCCACCATGGCCTAACACTTTTTAAATCAGAATCTAAAAATACAATCGCTTCGGCGTCTAAGTTTTTTGCTAGTTCTATCACAGAAAGCATAGCGCTTCCTTTACCGGGAAGTCCGATATAATCGTAAGCAATTTTTGGTACTTTTTTTGTGTCTGTTTTCATAAAAACTTCTTTTGTTCCGTCTTTTGAACCCCCATCAGCGTTAACAATTAATCCATTAGAATCACAATATTCAACTATCCCTTCTGCTGCTGTTTTAGAAACAAAAGAAATCGTTTCAGCATTATTATAGCTTGGAATACCCACAACTACTTTTACCCTTTTAGGTAAATTTTGTAAAATTTTATCATCAAAAAATATTGACATTTTAACTTCCTCCTTTTTGTCGCACTTTCAACTTTATTCTTTGACTCCACCAGCAGTTAAACCTGCCGTTAGGTACTTTTCTACGGTCATAAACAACACAATGACAGGCACGGCTGTCAACACTGAGGCTGCCATCATTTTAGCCCATACCGCATGTTCAGAAAAGAAAATCTCTCTCAAACCCACGGGCAAAGTATAAGCTCCGGGATAAGGCCTTATGAAGATAGAAGCAAATAAATACTCATTCCATCCTATCATAAATGCGTATATGAAAACGGTGATTATAGCTGGCATCGATAGAGGAATAATTATCCTCATAATAGTTCCTATTCTTGTGCTGCCATCAATTAAGGCCGCCTCTTCAATTGATTCAGGAATTGTTCTGAAATAATTACCAAGCATATACATCGAAACAGGTAACGTCTGGATCACATATATTATATACAAAGCAAACATTGAGGTTCCACCAGAATTAGTTAATCCCATTCTTACGAACAAATCATACAAGGGCACAGATAATATTACTCCACCTACCAAGTATACTAGCAAAACTCCTCTTTGAACAAGTGTTCTTCCCGGATACCAAACTCTACTGAAGGAATAGGCACCAAATATACCTATTATTAAACTTGTTAGTGCGCTTAATCCAGCCAAGAGTAAACTGTTACCAAACCATCTTAAAAAAGGAAACGATTCACGCCTTCTTTGTGAAAGTATATTCTGAAGGATTTGTTCTCTTTGTTCTTCTGGAAGAGACTCTAAAAGTCCCATGAGTTGTTCTTCTTCATTACTCATCTGTTGTCTAATAGACTCCTCAAGTCCTAATAGTTGAGCATACTGTGACAATGTTGGATTCTCAGGGATCAGTCCAGGATCAAATGCATCAGAATCATATCTAAATGAAACTGAAACCATATATGCAAAAGGATAGGCAACAAATATTACAACTAAAGCTATGAAAAACCAAAATAAAAATGTTTTTATGAAAGATCTTTTTCTTACTACCATTTTAACACCTTCCTCACATAGATGGATATGAGCACCATCATAACTACAAAGAGGACAGTTGCAATAGCTGCTGCTACTCCTAACTCCGGCAAACCTGTGAAGGCTTTTTCATATAGATATATAGGTAGAGTTCTTGCTTCTTTAGACAAAAGGTATACCTCTTCAAATTTGTAAAAGTTCCATATTCCTCTTAATAGGACTAAAGAACCTATTACATAATATAGTTCTGGTAAAGTAATATGACGAAATTTTTGAAAACCATTAGCGCCATCTATATCAGCTGCTTCATAATAATCTTGAGATATTGATTGTAACCTGGATAGAATCATCAAATAAATAAAAGGAAAGTTCTTCCAAATGCTGTAAAAAGAAACAACTAAGAATGCATTATTTGGATCGTTAACAAGGTCTTGTGTCACATCCATTATACCTAAATTACTTAAGAGTATTGTTAAAGGGCCGTTTAAAGGCATTAAGACGTATTGCCAAGCAAAAACGGTTGAAATAACTGGGGCAACATATGGGAACAATATAAGGGCTCTTACTATACCTCTTCCAGGAAATTCTTTATTCATAAGCAAAGCAACCCCTAAACCAACTAAAATACTTCCGAAAACGGTAATCAAAACAAACAACATGGTTATACCAAAAGAATTCCAAAAGGTAGGATCGGTTAACAGTTCTCTATAATTTTGGAAGCCAACAAACTTATTCGGTACTCCCGGTGTAAGGGATACTTCAAAAAAACTCAAGTAAATATTGTATAAAACTGGATACAAAATAAAAATCCCTATCAAAATAACTGCGGGGGATACTAACCGCCATCCAAAAACGGCTTCTTTCTTCCTTAAAGGAGATAACTCTCGAAATCGTTGCATTTTTCTCTCCTCCCAATTTTTAGTAAAAAAGGGGAATAAAGTATTCCCCTTATAAGAGCTAGTAAAGTTTAATCGCCTAATAATCTTTCTGCTTCTTGTTGTGCCCATTGAGCCGTTTGCTGTGGTGTCCAATCGTTTGCAAACATTCTATTTATTGCCCTACCAATTACAAAGTTACCAGATAGGATACTCATCTCCTCAATAATTTCTCCTTCCATGAACTCAAATCTTTCAACAGTATCTAATGCGGAAATAATCGTAGTTATTTGATCTTTCCCATATCTTTCTAAAACTGGATTATCTAAAAACTCGTCCATCTCTGCTATAGAGCTTCTTGTTGGATTCATTCCGCCAGGTGCCACGTGCAACCAGTAGATGTAATTGTTTCCACTCATAAGAAATTTTACCCATTGTTCTGCAGCATCTTTGTTTTTGGAAGTATTAAGTATACCCAATCCAACAACTTCACCAAATGAAGATGGTCTTATGTTAACCATAAAATTTGCAAAACCTGTATTCTCAACAAGTTTAGGATCAAACTGTTCTACTCTTTGTTTTTGAACCTCTTCCACTGCAATATCGTCCATTATGTATGTCGAATAGAAAACCATAGCGGCTTCGTTATTCAAATAACCATTTAATGCTTCTGGAACAGCAGTAAAACCAGGCCTAGAATATTTTCCAAGTTCTTTATAAAATCTAAATGATTCGATCATTTCAGGAGTATTAAAAAGAATATTTCCATCTTTATCAATTGGTCTTGCACCATTTGAAAGAGCGATTTGTGAAAAGACCTGTTCAGTATAAGCATCCGCCTTCTTAGGCAATATTATACCGTAGAAACCATTAGCCGGATCGTTTAATGCTTTAGCAGCTGTAAGTATATTATACCAAGATGTTGGAGCCCCTAGGTCTCTTTCTTCAAACAAATTCGCCTTATACCAAATCCCTTGAACCCAAGCGTGGAAAGGTACCCCATAATATCCTCCATCTGGTGCTTTCATCAATCTTGCAACGCCTTCATAAACATCACCAAAATCTTCGATGATCTTTGCATTAAGCTTTGTATCCATAAAGCCTTGACTTCCCAGCAGGAGAATAGGAGAAATACCACCTTCTACAACATCTGGTAAAGTTCCAGCCTGAACTGCTCTTGGAATCTGTTCTAAAATCTCGTTTTCCTCGATCGGTACTAAATTAACCTTTATACCCGTTTGTGCCTCAAAAATCTGTGCTAAAGCTCTTACCCTTTGTTGCCTATCTGTTTCCACCTGAGTATGCCAAAACGTAATCGTTTGAGTGAACATCATGGCACTAACCAGCACCGCTAAAATAACTACTATAAGTTTCTTCACCACACACACCTCCTCAAATTTATGGTTCTGATTATAAATAAAAATTTTTTCCAGAAATATAAGATAAAAAGAAAATTTTCATTTTTATTATACAGAAAAAAATATTATTTTCAAAATCTGATTATTCGTGATTACGATTGATTATAAGTAATTATTTGTGATTATTATCGAAAATCTTCGATTTTCTCATTATTGCATTTTTTTGTGTTAGTCTACAAACTTTTGATATAATAAAAGAAACATTAAATATAAAAGCTACTATAATTTTATCTTTTTGGAGGCGTTAATTATGAACAAAATTATAAAAGAAATAAAAGTCAACAACGTTGAAATTAAATTAGTATCTGGTGATATAACTATCGAAGAAACAGACGCTATTGTAAATGCTGCTAATTCACATTTGCAGCATGGGGGAGGGGTAGCAGGGGTTATAGCAAGAAAAGGTGGTTCAGATGTTCAAAAAGAGTCGAACGAATATATTAAAAAATACGGTAAAGTCGAAACGGGAAATGTTGCCGTTACAACTGGAGGAAAGTTAAAATGCAAATACATAATTCACGCAGTTGGACCAATTTGGAGGGGAGGCAGTGAGCAAGAAGAAAAGTTATTGTATGATGCTGTTATTAATTCTTTAAAAAAAGCAGAAGAATTAAAATTGAATTCAATATCCCTACCAGCTATAAGTGCGGGGATTTACGGTTATCCCATAGAAAAAGCGGTTCCCGTTTACAAAAAGGCGGTCTATGATTTCATAAATACCAATCCACAATTTTTAAAAGAAATCAGGTTTGTAGTATATGATGAAGAACATTATGATTATTTTTTGAAAGAATTCTGAGATCATGAGTTTTCTAAGAACAGTATACTATTATTATTCACTAAGTAAAAATCTTAATCATTCAAGAAGAAAGATATTAGAATTAAGAGAAAAGAAATTTAGAAAGATATTAAGATACGCCTATAGAAAAATACCTTTTTATATGGACTTTTATAGATCCTTCCGAATAAAAGAAAACATGCTGGACGAGATTCCCATAAACGAATTACCAACGATCAATAAAAATATTATGATTGATAATTTTGATAAGTTCTTTAAAGATGACCAAATTACCAAAAACAAAGTAGAAGATTTTTTAAATAATAACCCCAATCCAACTTCTTTACTTTATGACAAGTATCATGTAATACACAGTTCTGGATCAACGGGAACGGTAGGATATTATTTGTACAGTGAAAAAGAGTGGGATTTCATCAAAGCTATTTCAACAAGGATGTTTTCAAATTTCACTCTCAAAAGAAAGAAATATGCCTTTATAGGTGCAGTTGATGGACATTATGCTGCCATAAGTTTATTCCTATCTCCACTAAATCAAACTGAAAAGTTTTTCTACAAAGATTATATAGTAATGGATATAAATAAGCCTATCAAAACGTACTTAAAAAAACTTAACGATTTTCAACCGGATAATCTCACAGGGTACCCTTATGGCATAAGATCTTTGGCACAATTTCAAAATGAAGGTTTTTTGAACATTCACCCGGAAGTGATAGTCTGTGGTGGAGAACCTTTATTAAAAAACGTAAAACTGTTTTTAAAAGAGGTGTGGAAAAACTCCAAAATAGTAGATAGTTATGCAACATCTGAGTCTTTGGCAATGGGTGTATCTAGGGAAGATTTAAAAGGAATGTACATATACGATGATGCGGTTTATCTTGAAATCCAAGAGAACAAAACAATTTTGACGAACTTGTACAATTACACCCAACCTATAATAAGGTATGAATTAACAGATATCCTAAAAAAATCAAAAAATGGGGGAGGGAAATGGCCCTTTACAAAGATTGAACAAATTACTGGTAGAACCGAACTAATCCCATTTTTTGTAACCCAAGACGGAGAAAAAGATTTCATTCATCCAATCGTTATAGCAGAATTTTTTGTCAAAGGAGTAACTAAGTTTCAATTTATCCAAAGGAATCAATCATCTTTTGTTTTTAAAATAGTCGTCTCACCAAAAGAACCTTCAGATGAAATTGTTCAAGAAGTTCGAAAAAAACTTTATGATATTTTAGAAAAGAAAAAAATGAAAAACGTGAATTTTGAAGTAAAAGTTGTAGAAGATATTAAACCAGATGAAAAGACGGGAAAATTCAAATTAATTGTTATTGAGTAAAAAATCAAAAGAAAAGAAGGTGTTTCACGTGGCAAATTTATATTTAATAGATGGCTCGGGAATAGCATATAGAGCTTTTTTTGCACTGGGAGACTGGATGAGCACTTCTGATGGTTTGCCGACAAATGCCATTTATGGAGTAGCTCGAATGCTATTAAAGTTACTCAAAGAGTACGTTAAAAAAGGCGAGGATTCAGTAATATTTGTTATGGACAAAAAAACCACCACTTATAGAAATGAATTATTAAAAAGCTATAAGGCTCAAAGGCCAGAAACACCTGAAAAATATATACAACAGATCCCATACATATACGAACTGGTGGAAAAATTAGGTGTAAAATTAGTTGCTATGGATAATTATGAAGCCGACGATGTTATAGCCACAATAGTTTCAAAAAAGAAAAAAAAGTACGATATAGTTTATATAATCACGTCTGATAAAGATATGATGCAACTTGTTAAGGATAATGTGCATATATTGAGGCCAGAAAAAGGAATAACAGAAATGGTAAACTACGACGCACACCAAGTGGAAAAAAAGATGGGAGTCCCTCCCGAAAAAATCGCTGATTTACTAGCTTTAATGGGGGATAGTTCTGACAACATTCCAGGAGTAAAAGGCATTGGAATAAAAACAGCCCAAAAATTGTTGCAAAATTACAAGGGTTTAGATGATCTGTATCAACATTTGGATGAAATAAAAGGTTCTACAAAAAACAAACTAAAAAGCGAAAAGGAAACCGCATATCTTAGTAAACAATTAGTCCAATTGATGGTAGATGCACCGATAGAAGAAATATTTGAAGATAAAGAAATTATATATCAAGGATTCAGAGACGATTTACGAGATTTTCTTAAAAAGTTAGAGTTTAACTCAATATTAAAAGAGTTAGATATACCTGATACACCTAGTGACTCATCTAAAGTAAGAGTGGAAACAAAAGCAGAAAAAAAAGATTATTCAGTAAAAGGTAAGTATTACGAATATAACGCACAAGGTTACAAAGAACTATTAAAAACTTTAGAAAAATACGAAATAATATCTTTTGACCTTGAAACTTCTTCTCTTGATCCATATCAAGCAGATATAGTAGGAATCGCTTTAAGCTGGAAACCGTTTGAAGGATATTTTTTGTACCTATACAAAGAAAAAAACAGATGGGAAATAACGAAAGAGATAGTCAATCTTTTAAACACTAAAAAGGTCATTGGTCAAAATTTAAAGTACGATATGACCGTTTTGAAAGTAAATGGAATTGAATTAAACAAAGTATATTTTGACAGTATGATAGCTGCTTATTTGTTGAATCCAGACAGCAGAAGATTCAATATGGACGATCTCGCCAAAGAATATTTGGATTATAAAACAACTAAATACAAAGAAGTTATGGGAAAAGATATCAAACTGTTAACCCTTGGAGACATCGATAAGAAAAAGGTTGTTGAATACGCTGCAGAAGACGCAGATATTGCTTATCGATTATTTGAAGTTTTAAAGCCTAAACTAGAAGAATTTGAACTAAATGAATTGTTTGAAAAAATTGAAATGTCAACTATAAATGTGTTATCAGAAATGGAAATGAATGGCGTGTATTTTGATTTAAAAGAACTTAAAAAACTGGAAGAGGAATACAACAAAAAGCTGAGTTCGTTAATGTTTGAAATGAAAAAAATCGCCGGTTATGAATTCAACCCAAACTCGCCAAAACAAGTTGGGGAACTACTTTTTGAAAACTTAGGATTGAAGGGAAAAAGAAAAACTAAGAGTGGATCATATTCAACAGATGCAGATTCCTTAGAATCCCTAAGAGATGAGCATCCATTAGTAGAAAAACTTTTAGAATACAGGAAATACCAAAAACTCCTCTCTACATATATAATCGCTATACCAAAATTAGTTAACAAAAAAACTGGAAGAGTTCATACTTCTTTCAACCAAACGGGAACAGCTACCGGTAGATTAAGTAGCAGCGAACCGAATCTTCAAAATCTTCCCATCCGAGAAGAAGATGGAGAAAGAATTAGAAGCACCGTCAAGGCGCAAAAAGACGATCACGTTCTACTCAGTGCCGATTATTCACAAATAGAATTGAGAGTTTTGGCTCATTTAACTAACGATGAAACTTTAATAAATGCTTTTAATAGTGATGAAGACATACATGCTCTAACTGCTTCTGCAATATTTGGTATAAAAATAGATGATGTCGACTACAACATGAGAAGGGTGGGAAAAGTAGTTAATTTTTCCCTGGTGTATGGATCATCTCCGTATGGATTAGCCGAGAATTTAAAAATACCAATAGAGGATGCAAAAGATTTTATGAACAAATACTTTAAAACTTACCAAAAAGTCAAAGAATATCAGGAATCAAGCTTAAAGGTTGCAACACAAAAAGGTTACGTCGAAACTATATTCGGAAGAAAAAGATTTTTGAAAAACATAAAAACAGGCAAATCTGAACTGAAACGGATAGTCATAAACACCCCTATCCAAGGAAGCGCAGCCGATATAATGAAACTGGCGATGATAAATTTGTTTAAAAAACTTCCAAAAGAAGCAAAATTAATACTTCAGGTACACGACGAAGTAGTAATAGAATTACCAGAAAAAATCGTAGAAGAAACCAAAAAAACGGTTCAAGATTGTATGGAAAATGCTGTCAAATTGAAAATACCTTTAAAAGTTGACATAAGTGTTGGTAAAAACTGGATAAAATGATAATTATAAATATGTATAACTAAATTATTAAAATATTTTCATTTTTAAAAGAAAATCTGATATAATCTAAATAATAAAATAAACACTTTAGAAATAAAAAGAAGGTGAGGAGCGGGGCAAAGGGGCGCTATATAATTAGATTTTAAAGTCAGTATATTATAATGAAATTAACGGAGGAATCAAATGAAAAAGTTTCACATTGTAAAATTGGGTTGTCCAAAAAACGATGCAGATATGGAAATCCTGAAAGGATTACTCCAAAGCAAAGGATATAAATACGAGAATAACCCTCATTTTGCTGACTACATATTCATCGATACTTGTGGTTTTATCGAAGAAGCTAAAAAAGAAAGCATCGAAACTATATTTGAATATACATCCTTAAAAGATAATAACAAAAAACCAAAAGTTATACCAACAGGTTGCTTAACTCAAAGGTATTTTAACGAGTTTCTCGAAAATGTCCCAGAAATAGATGGATTATACGGTGTGTTATCTCCAAAAACTATTGTCGAAAAAATTGAAAATGGTGAATATTTTTTTAAAAACGATACTCCTGAGACTCTTTATGATTGTAAAATTAGAGCGATTCCAGAATTACATTACGCATACGTAAAAATTGGGGATGGATGTAGTAGAAATTGTGCGTTTTGCTCTATACCAACGTTCAAAGGGAAACCAAAAAGCAGAAGTATTGAAGAAATAAACGAAGAAGTGGAATTTTTGGTATCCAAAGGTGTAAAAGAAATCATTCTTGTATCCCAAGATAATACATTGTACGGCTTAGATAATTACCAAAAGCAAGCATTACCTGATTTACTAGACAAACTTAATAAGATAAAAGGGAAATTTTGGATCAGAGTCATGTACTTACATCCGGATTTTTTAAGCGAAGAAATCATAGAAAGCATACATAGAAATGAAAAGGTATTAAATTATTTCGATGTTCCAATTCAACATATCTCTGATAAAATTTTGCAAAGTATGGGTAGATATAAGAAAAGAAACGAATTAATAAAACTATTTGAGAAAATTAGAAAAGAACCATCCGTCATAAGAACAACGTTAATGGTAGGGTTTCCTGGAGAAAAAGCTGAGGACTTTGAAGAGTTAGTAGATTTTGTAAAAGAGGTAAAATTTGAAAGAATGGGGAGCTTTAAATTTTCAAAAGAAGAAAACACAAAGTCATTCACATTACCAGAACAAATTGATGAACAATTTAAAAAACAAAGGCAGAATAAATTAATGGCGGTTCAAAGTGAAATTTCTAAAAACGTCATGGAAAAATATATAGATAAGTCTTTAGAAGTTCTTTTGGAAGAGAAAGAAGGTAACGTTTATATCGGAAGAAGCTATTTAGACGCTCCAGATATTGATGGGAATGTGTACATAAAAAATTACGGTGACAAAGAACCCTCTTTAGGGAGCTTCGTTAAAGTAAGAATTACTGGCTCATACGAATATGATCTAGAAGGAGAGATTGTTGAATGAACATACCTAATTTGCTAAGCTTTTCTAGGATAATATTAGCCATCCCAATATTTATTTTAACTGTCTTTGGCGAACCTTTTTATATCGTAGCATTGATTTTATTTATTATAGCTTCTTTAACCGATTGGTTAGACGGATACGTTGCCAGAAAAACAGGGCAGGTTACCGATATCGGCAAGTTTTTTGACCAAATATCTGACAAAATACTTATAAATTCCGTTTTTATTGCAATGTTGGGAGTAGGGATTTTGCCTGCATGGTTTGTTGCAATAATTGTATCAAGGGACACCTTTGTAAGCGGTTTAAGAATGGCAGCTGCAAATAAAAATGTTGTAGTTCCTGCTGATAAGTTTGGTAAACTAAAAACCGTCTTAGAAATTGCTTTAATCATTGTAATATATTTGATGCTTTGGAACTTTCTAGTTAGTACGTTGGTTTATTTAACTGTTATAATCAGCCTATTATCAGGGGTAAATTACACTATCAAAACCGTTAAGCAATTTTAAAAAAGATTTTGAAGAACTCAGAAGTCAAACTTTTACAACTTTATGCAAAAGACGAGTTTAATGGTTTTTAAGGTTCTTAGGAGTTTAGTTCATAAGATTTTGATTTTAAAAGGGTCACAGGGCGTAGCCCTCCCCCGCTCTGGGTGGCTTCGAAGCGAAGGAGCAATAAAACAAGTTTTTGCGCTTTTAATAACAGTAAAATTAAAAAGAAAGGAGCCCTAGCATATGACACAGCAAAAAAATGTAAATAACTACAATGTCGATAAATTAAGATCCTTCATTGCCATTGAAACCAACGAAAAATTAGAAGAGTTGTTGAATGATTTAATTGAAAGATTTCAAAGGATGGGATTTAAAGCTAATTGGACAAAATCAAAAAATGTCCATTTAACCTTGTTTTTCCTTGGAGATCAAAAAATGGAAAAGATAGCCCAGTTGGCTTATAAAATTGGTGAAAGAATATCTGG is a window of Petrotoga olearia DSM 13574 DNA encoding:
- a CDS encoding phenylacetate--CoA ligase family protein, with protein sequence MSFLRTVYYYYSLSKNLNHSRRKILELREKKFRKILRYAYRKIPFYMDFYRSFRIKENMLDEIPINELPTINKNIMIDNFDKFFKDDQITKNKVEDFLNNNPNPTSLLYDKYHVIHSSGSTGTVGYYLYSEKEWDFIKAISTRMFSNFTLKRKKYAFIGAVDGHYAAISLFLSPLNQTEKFFYKDYIVMDINKPIKTYLKKLNDFQPDNLTGYPYGIRSLAQFQNEGFLNIHPEVIVCGGEPLLKNVKLFLKEVWKNSKIVDSYATSESLAMGVSREDLKGMYIYDDAVYLEIQENKTILTNLYNYTQPIIRYELTDILKKSKNGGGKWPFTKIEQITGRTELIPFFVTQDGEKDFIHPIVIAEFFVKGVTKFQFIQRNQSSFVFKIVVSPKEPSDEIVQEVRKKLYDILEKKKMKNVNFEVKVVEDIKPDEKTGKFKLIVIE
- the pgsA gene encoding CDP-diacylglycerol--glycerol-3-phosphate 3-phosphatidyltransferase gives rise to the protein MNIPNLLSFSRIILAIPIFILTVFGEPFYIVALILFIIASLTDWLDGYVARKTGQVTDIGKFFDQISDKILINSVFIAMLGVGILPAWFVAIIVSRDTFVSGLRMAAANKNVVVPADKFGKLKTVLEIALIIVIYLMLWNFLVSTLVYLTVIISLLSGVNYTIKTVKQF
- the polA gene encoding DNA polymerase I, whose product is MANLYLIDGSGIAYRAFFALGDWMSTSDGLPTNAIYGVARMLLKLLKEYVKKGEDSVIFVMDKKTTTYRNELLKSYKAQRPETPEKYIQQIPYIYELVEKLGVKLVAMDNYEADDVIATIVSKKKKKYDIVYIITSDKDMMQLVKDNVHILRPEKGITEMVNYDAHQVEKKMGVPPEKIADLLALMGDSSDNIPGVKGIGIKTAQKLLQNYKGLDDLYQHLDEIKGSTKNKLKSEKETAYLSKQLVQLMVDAPIEEIFEDKEIIYQGFRDDLRDFLKKLEFNSILKELDIPDTPSDSSKVRVETKAEKKDYSVKGKYYEYNAQGYKELLKTLEKYEIISFDLETSSLDPYQADIVGIALSWKPFEGYFLYLYKEKNRWEITKEIVNLLNTKKVIGQNLKYDMTVLKVNGIELNKVYFDSMIAAYLLNPDSRRFNMDDLAKEYLDYKTTKYKEVMGKDIKLLTLGDIDKKKVVEYAAEDADIAYRLFEVLKPKLEEFELNELFEKIEMSTINVLSEMEMNGVYFDLKELKKLEEEYNKKLSSLMFEMKKIAGYEFNPNSPKQVGELLFENLGLKGKRKTKSGSYSTDADSLESLRDEHPLVEKLLEYRKYQKLLSTYIIAIPKLVNKKTGRVHTSFNQTGTATGRLSSSEPNLQNLPIREEDGERIRSTVKAQKDDHVLLSADYSQIELRVLAHLTNDETLINAFNSDEDIHALTASAIFGIKIDDVDYNMRRVGKVVNFSLVYGSSPYGLAENLKIPIEDAKDFMNKYFKTYQKVKEYQESSLKVATQKGYVETIFGRKRFLKNIKTGKSELKRIVINTPIQGSAADIMKLAMINLFKKLPKEAKLILQVHDEVVIELPEKIVEETKKTVQDCMENAVKLKIPLKVDISVGKNWIK
- the rimO gene encoding 30S ribosomal protein S12 methylthiotransferase RimO — encoded protein: MKKFHIVKLGCPKNDADMEILKGLLQSKGYKYENNPHFADYIFIDTCGFIEEAKKESIETIFEYTSLKDNNKKPKVIPTGCLTQRYFNEFLENVPEIDGLYGVLSPKTIVEKIENGEYFFKNDTPETLYDCKIRAIPELHYAYVKIGDGCSRNCAFCSIPTFKGKPKSRSIEEINEEVEFLVSKGVKEIILVSQDNTLYGLDNYQKQALPDLLDKLNKIKGKFWIRVMYLHPDFLSEEIIESIHRNEKVLNYFDVPIQHISDKILQSMGRYKKRNELIKLFEKIRKEPSVIRTTLMVGFPGEKAEDFEELVDFVKEVKFERMGSFKFSKEENTKSFTLPEQIDEQFKKQRQNKLMAVQSEISKNVMEKYIDKSLEVLLEEKEGNVYIGRSYLDAPDIDGNVYIKNYGDKEPSLGSFVKVRITGSYEYDLEGEIVE